A region of the Methylobacterium nodulans ORS 2060 genome:
GACGCTCCACGGCCGCAAGCTCGATCGGCCCGCCGCCGGCCCGTTCGAGCAGCATGTCGTGCAGCCAGATCCCCTCCCTGTCCGGTGCGCCCGGCCGGCCGATCAGGAAGGTGCGCTCGTCGATGACCCGGAAGCCGAGATTCTCCAGCACCGGCACCCGGTCGGAGAGGGGAAGCGCGCTTGCCTTGGAGAAGACCTTGAGGCCGATCCGGGTCTCGGGATCGCCGGGGCGCCGGTGCAGGTCGACGGCGCGGGGCTGCTCGGCGGAGATCCGCTCCAGGATCGCGATGTCGGACAAAGCCTCCCGGCTCGCATAGACGTCCCGGTAGCCCGCCGGGAAGGCCTCGGCGTAGTAGGCGCCGAGCGCCCGCGCGCGGGTGCCGTCCATCGTGTCGGTGAGCGCCTCGCGCAACCCGTCCGCCCAGGTCCGGCTGAGCGCCGTCACCTCGGCTTCGAGCTGGCCCGGGTCGAGGTCGGGCGGGGTCTCCTCGCGCCGCCCGATGATGATGTGGAAGCGCGCGAGCGGTCCCTCCGGGTAATCCGGATAGACCGCCGAGATGTGCCCGCCGAGCCGCGCCGCGAGATGCGCGCTGATCCGCTTCTGCAGCGCGGCGTCGGTGCGATCCTTCGGCACGAAGACGAGGAGCGACACGAAGCGCCCGAACTTGTCCGGTCGCGCCAGCACCCGCACCCGGGGACGCTCGGCGAGCAACACGATGGCGAGGGCGAAGCGGCGCAGGAGGTCGGTGTCGATCTGGAAGAGATCGTCGCGCGGATAGGTCTCCAGCACGTGCAGGAGCGAGCGGCCCGCGTGGCTCGTCGGGTCGAGGCCGGCCTCGGCCACCACGGTCGCCACCTTGCGGCGCAGATACGGCACCTCCTCGGCGCGGCTCGTATAGGTCGTGCTGGCGAAGAGCCCGACGATGCGCAGCTCGCCCGCCACCTTGCCGTCGGCCGAGAACAGCTTGATCCCGACCATGTCGAGATGGGTGCGGCGGTGAATCCGCGAGATCAGGCTCGCCTTGGTGATGATGAGCGCCTCGGGCCGCTCCAGGAAGGCGCGGATCTCGGGCGTCATCGCCACCATGCTGCGCCCGCGGCGCATCACCTCGACGGCGGGATCGCGCAGGAGGCCGAGCCCGCTCTCCGGCTGCCCGCGATACTCGGCGCCCTCGCCGAGCCGGTACTCGCGCATGCCGAGGAAGGTGAACTGCTCGTCCCGGATCCAGCCGAGGAAGGCGCGCGCTTCGGCGACCTCGGCCTCCGGCAGGGGCGGCGGGGCCGCCTCGTAGGCGGCGGCCGCGGCGTCGAGGCGCGCCAGCATGGCGGCGTGGTCGTCGGTGGCGACCGCCACGTCCGCGTAGACCTGGGCGAGGCCGGCGACCAGGCTCGCGCGCTCGGCCTCGTCGTCGATCCGGTTGAGATGGATGTGGATGAAGCTCTCGCGGCTCAACGCCGCCGAACCGTTGGCGGTGGTCTCGCCGACGAGCCGCAACAGGGCGCCGTCCGGGCCGCGCTCGACGGCGAGGATCGGATGGGCGACGAGGCGCGGCTCGTAGCCCCGGGCGACGAGCTCCGCCAGGGTCGAATCGAGCAGGAAGGGCCGGTTGGCGTTGACGGCCTCCAGCACCGTGACGTCGCGGCGATGGCCGCCGCGCACCACCTCCACGTCGGTGAGGCGGATATCCGCGGCGGCGCCGTCGAGCCGCGCCGCCGCGAGATGCTGGCGGGCGGCGAGCGCAAGGTCGGCGAGCGTCTCGGCCGCGTAGACGTTGAGGTCCTCCGGCGGTACCCGGCCGAACAGGTCGCGGACGAATTCACCGGATTCGTGCCGGCGCTCGGCCGCCGCAGCGGCTGCGGCGATCAGATCGGTGCGGCTCGCCTGGGCTTCGGGCGTCGCGGTCGACAGGTCCACGGCTCGTTCCTCCGCCGAGGTGTCAGCAGGCGACGGGTGGCACAGACCTTGGCGGCCTGCAACCCTGATGTCTCGCCCGCTCTCGTCTCCCGTCCTATAGCTCCGGCATCGCGACAGGGAGACGAATCATGGCCGGAGCCAAGACCAAGGAGAAGCGGGGCGACAAGCCCGAGGTCGGCGAGATGCCGCGGCGCCAGGAGGCCGAGGGCGCCGTGATGGCGCTCGATCTCGATCCGGCGGCGGATCTGCCGCCTCATCTCGCGGCCTATTTCGACAAGTGCCGCGAGAAGATCGGCTTCGTGCCGAACGTGCTGCTCGCCTACGCGCACGACACCGCGAAGCTCGATGCCTTCGTGACCTTCTACAACGACCTGATGCTGGCGCCCTCCGGCCTGTCGAAGCTGGAGCGCGAGATGATCGCCGTGGCGGTCTCGAGCATCAACCGCTGCTACTACTGCCTGACCGCGCATGGCGCCGCGGTCCGCGGCCTGTCGGGCGACCCGGTGCTCGGCGAGATGATGGCGATGAACTACCGTGCCGCCGACCTGTCGCCGCGCCACCGGGCGATGCTCGACTTCGCGGTGGCGCTGAGCGAGGCGCCCTGGACGGTGGAGGAGGAGGACCGCGAGGCCCTGCGTGACGCCGGCTTCACGGACCGGGACATCTGGGACATTGCCGCGGTGGCGAGCTTCTTCAACATGACGAACCGGATGGCCTCGGCCGTCGACATGCGTCCGAACCGTTCCTATCACGGCGACGCGCGCGCGTTGCCGGAGACCTGATCCTCTCCGCGCAGCTCCGACCGCGCTCCCCGTCCCTCCCGGACGCGACGGCGGGCGGAGCTCCGGGCCGGAATCGATCGGACCGCGCGCCAGAAAAAAGACCGCGCTCCGGAGAGGCGGTCTTAGGTAAGGGTCTCGAAACCTCTGGAGGAGGCAAGGGCCGCCGCAGCGATCCCCGGTTCCGCATGGGCAGGAGCCGGGAGCATCGACGAACCGAGCCGAGAGGTCTGTTAACGAGTAGCGCCGCTTCACGGCCGGGCAAAGGCGCGAAGCGGGCGGAATGATGACCATCCGGCGGCAGCTCGGCCGTTCCGGCGTGCGGCGCGGGGCTCCGCGGCGCCTGAGCGCCGCCATCCGCCTGGCGCAGCCGGCAAGCGGGTGTCGGATGAGACCGCGTCGGCCCCCGCAACGCCGTCCGCCCGACGCGTCCGGAGACGAGCGAGCGGAAAGGGGCGGAGAATATCGAATTTCGGATGAGGCCAACGGTTCTGGATGCTGACGCATCGGGCCGGCAGCCCTTCGAGACCGGAACCGGCGGCCAGTTCGATGCTGGCTGGTATGAAGCCGGCAATCGGCCGCCGCTCGCCGGCCCTTGCGGGGCGTGGGGGCGCATCCCATCATGCTGCCCACGGGGCGCGGCGGCGCCCGTGGGAAAGGCGGAGGAGCGATGAGCGAGGGAGAGACGGCGGGCAGTCGGATATCGGGCGCGGAGGCCCGGGTCATTCCCTTTCCTCGATCCGCGCCCCCGCCGCCGGTATCGTTCCATCGCCACGAGCTGCGCGAGATCCTGAATCTCTATGGCCGCATGGTCGCGGCCGGGGAATGGCGCGACTACACGATGGACTTCACCCGCGAGAAGGCGGTGTTCGCGATCCATCGGCGCACCTCGGAGCGGCCGCTCTACCGGATCGAGAAGGACCCGCGCCTCGCCCGGCGCCAGGGCGCCTATGCGGTCGTGGCGGAGACCGGGCGAATCCTCAAGCGCGGGCACGACCTCGCGCAGGTGCTGCGGGTGCTGGAGAAGCCGCTGCGGGTCGTGTCGTAGGGGCGTCGCCGCAGGCTCTCCGCCAGCCTCGGACAAGGTGGCGCTCTTAAGACCTCGGACCACCGGATCGGTTCCGAGGACCTGACAGTGAGCGGCGTCTATCTCATCGACCTTGCCTTGCGGGAGGCGCAGCATCTCTCGGCGCGGCAGGCAACGGTCGCGGGCAACATCGCCAATGCCGACACGCCCGGCTACCGGGCGCGCGACGTCGTGCCCTTCCGGCCGATCCCGGTTTGCGTCGGGCCGCCGTCGCGCCTACGGTTCGGGCGGGCGGTCTCACCCGCCCGCCGCGCCACGGGCCGTCCCGCAGGGGCCGGCCCGCCGTGGGAGGGGGACGAGCGAGAAGGAATGGTTGCGTTGCCGCATCGCTGTGCAGGCCGGGATGGGACAGGGCATCCGCGAGGAATCGGCCGGCCGGCGCCGGACCGCGTCCGGCCGGGGGCCTGAGATGCGCTGTCTCGTGACCGGAACGGCCGGTTTCATCGGCTTCCATCTCGCCCGCCGGCTGCTCGCCGCCGGCCACGCCGTCGTGGGCGTCGATGGGCTGACCGACTATTACGACGTGGCGCTGAAGCGGGCGCGGCTGTCGGCGCTCGCGGGCCCGGGCTTTGCCAACCACAGCTTCATGCTGGAGGAGCCCGGGGCCTTCGCGGCCCTAATGGGCGAGGTAAAGCCGGACATCGTCGTGCATCTCGCCGCCCAGGCCGGCGTGCGCTACAGCCTGGAGAATCCCGAGAGCTACGTCGCCGCCAATATGGTCGGCACGTTCCAGGTGCTCGAAGGCCTGCGGCAGCACCCGGTGCGCCACGCCCTCATGGCCTCGACGTCATCGGTCTATGGCGGAAATCCGCGCACGCCCTTCCGCGAGACCGACACCGTGGCGACGCCCCTCACCATCTACGCCGCCTCCAAGATCGCCGGGGAGGCGATGGCGCATGCCTATGCGCATCTCTGGCGGATCCCGACGACGGCCTTCCGGTTCTTCACCGTCTACGGCCCCTGGGGCCGACCGGACATGGCCCTGTTCCTCTTCACGCGGAAGATCCTGGCCGGCGAGCCGGTCGAGGTCTTCGACCACGGGCGCGCGGTCCGCGACTTCACCTATATCGACGACCTCGTCGAGAGCATCGTTCGGCTGATCGAGGTGCCGCCGGGGCCGGAGCCGGTTTCGCCCGCCGATACCCTGAGCCCGGTCGCGCCCTTCCGCATCGTGAATATCGGCGGGGGCGCCCCGGTGACCGTGGGGGCGATGCTGGACGTGCTCGAAGCCGCCCTCGGGATGAAGGCCACGCGCCTGCTGCGGGACCTGCCCCCCGGCGACGTCTCGCGGACGGAGGCCGAGACGCGGCTGCTGGAGGATCTCATCGGCTATGTGCCGGCCACGCCCGTGACGGTCGGCATCCCCGCCTTCGTGGCGTGGTACCGGGAGCATTACGGGGCATCCCCGTCTGGCGCCGGAGCCTGACGGGAGGAGCGCCCTACGCGGTCCTCCCCTTGGTCTCGCGGATCAGCGAGACGAAGCGGTCGAACAGGTAATGGCTGTCGCGCGGGCCGGGCGAGGCCTCCGGATGGTACTGGACCGAGAAGGCCGGGCGGTCGGTGAGGGCGAGCCCGCAATTCGAGCCGTCGAACAGCGAGACATGGGTCTCCACCGCCGTTTCGGGCAGGCTCTGCCGATCGACCGCGAAGCCGTGGTTCATCGACACGATCTCGACCTTGCCGGTGGTCTTGTCCTTCACCGGGTGGTTCGCGCCGTGGTGGCCCTGGCCCATCTTCACGGTCCGCGCGCCGAGCGCGAGGCCCATGAGCTGGTGGCCGAGGCAGATGCCGAAGGTCGGCACCTTGTGGTTGAGGAGGGTGCGGATCACCGGCACGGCGTATTCGCCCGTCGCGGCCGGATCCCCGGGGCCGTTCGACAGGAAGACGCCGTCGGGCTTGAGCGCCAGAATCTCTTCCGCCGTGGCGGTGGCCGGCACGACGGTGACGTCGCAGCCCGCCCGCGTGAGAAGCCGCAGG
Encoded here:
- a CDS encoding peroxidase-related enzyme (This protein belongs to a clade of uncharacterized proteins related to peroxidases such as the alkylhydroperoxidase AhpD.); its protein translation is MAGAKTKEKRGDKPEVGEMPRRQEAEGAVMALDLDPAADLPPHLAAYFDKCREKIGFVPNVLLAYAHDTAKLDAFVTFYNDLMLAPSGLSKLEREMIAVAVSSINRCYYCLTAHGAAVRGLSGDPVLGEMMAMNYRAADLSPRHRAMLDFAVALSEAPWTVEEEDREALRDAGFTDRDIWDIAAVASFFNMTNRMASAVDMRPNRSYHGDARALPET
- a CDS encoding DUF2794 domain-containing protein, whose protein sequence is MSEGETAGSRISGAEARVIPFPRSAPPPPVSFHRHELREILNLYGRMVAAGEWRDYTMDFTREKAVFAIHRRTSERPLYRIEKDPRLARRQGAYAVVAETGRILKRGHDLAQVLRVLEKPLRVVS
- a CDS encoding NAD-dependent epimerase/dehydratase family protein — encoded protein: MRCLVTGTAGFIGFHLARRLLAAGHAVVGVDGLTDYYDVALKRARLSALAGPGFANHSFMLEEPGAFAALMGEVKPDIVVHLAAQAGVRYSLENPESYVAANMVGTFQVLEGLRQHPVRHALMASTSSVYGGNPRTPFRETDTVATPLTIYAASKIAGEAMAHAYAHLWRIPTTAFRFFTVYGPWGRPDMALFLFTRKILAGEPVEVFDHGRAVRDFTYIDDLVESIVRLIEVPPGPEPVSPADTLSPVAPFRIVNIGGGAPVTVGAMLDVLEAALGMKATRLLRDLPPGDVSRTEAETRLLEDLIGYVPATPVTVGIPAFVAWYREHYGASPSGAGA